A genomic region of [Eubacterium] eligens ATCC 27750 contains the following coding sequences:
- a CDS encoding YicC/YloC family endoribonuclease yields the protein MIKSMTGFGRSEIVKGNRKISVEIKSVNHRYLEAGIKMPKKLNVFESRMRDLLKKYATRGKIDIFINYEDDSESQVNLKFNQNIADEYMAIFNNMSEKYNLKNDMTVGGLARFPEVITMDEVQEDEEELWHFIEEAMKAALEQFVNTRILEGENLKKDLLGKLDHMEELVAFVEKRSPEIMKEYRSKLESKVKELLGDTTIDESRIATEVIIYADKICVDEETVRLRSHIEHARKCLNEDGGIGRKMDFIAQEMNREANTTLSKANDIEISNAAIDLKTEIEKVREQIQNIE from the coding sequence ATGATTAAAAGTATGACAGGCTTTGGCCGGAGTGAAATAGTTAAAGGTAACAGAAAAATTTCAGTTGAGATTAAGTCAGTTAATCACAGATATCTTGAAGCAGGTATCAAGATGCCTAAGAAGCTTAATGTATTCGAGAGCAGAATGAGAGACTTACTTAAGAAGTATGCAACAAGAGGCAAGATTGATATATTTATTAATTATGAGGATGATTCAGAAAGTCAGGTTAATCTTAAGTTCAACCAGAATATAGCTGATGAATATATGGCTATATTTAATAATATGTCCGAAAAATACAATCTTAAAAATGATATGACTGTTGGAGGTCTTGCCAGATTTCCAGAGGTTATCACAATGGATGAAGTGCAGGAAGACGAAGAGGAGCTGTGGCATTTTATAGAGGAAGCCATGAAGGCAGCCTTAGAACAGTTTGTTAATACAAGAATTCTTGAAGGTGAGAATCTTAAGAAAGATCTTTTAGGAAAGTTAGACCACATGGAGGAGCTTGTTGCATTTGTTGAAAAGAGAAGTCCTGAAATTATGAAGGAATACCGCAGCAAGTTAGAGAGTAAGGTTAAAGAACTTCTTGGCGATACAACTATTGATGAGAGCAGAATCGCAACAGAGGTTATTATATACGCAGACAAGATATGTGTTGACGAAGAAACTGTAAGATTAAGAAGCCATATCGAGCATGCAAGAAAATGTCTTAACGAGGATGGCGGCATTGGAAGAAAGATGGATTTCATTGCACAGGAGATGAACAGAGAGGCTAACACAACTCTATCTAAGGCTAATGACATTGAGATATCTAATGCAGCTATTGACTTAAAGACTGAGATTGAGAAGGTAAGAGAGCAGATTCAGAACATTGAGTAG
- a CDS encoding ECF transporter S component: protein MKDKKTGLIQTLIGAIILVIGIVLCVNTYIVKGNKAYAFSLLVTILGIVILIAGLYRTFSKKERKPVDAKVIAQAALCAALCYVGATFIKIDIPVGTERTMFHFGNVFCVLAALLIGGEWGGLSGAIGMTISDLSTAYVTSAPKTFILKLCIGLIVGFVAHKLFHLSKEHSAKYVTVATVVSSICGMAFNIVADPVVGYFYKTYLLGVPQDLAKTLAKIGAITTSVNAVIAVIVASIIYLALRPAMKKLNMLRDL, encoded by the coding sequence ATGAAAGACAAAAAAACAGGTTTAATCCAGACATTAATTGGTGCTATTATTCTTGTTATCGGTATTGTGTTATGTGTCAACACATACATAGTAAAAGGTAATAAAGCATACGCATTTTCACTTCTTGTAACAATCCTTGGCATTGTTATTCTTATTGCCGGATTATACAGAACATTTTCAAAGAAAGAGAGAAAGCCTGTAGACGCAAAGGTTATTGCACAGGCTGCTTTGTGTGCCGCACTCTGCTATGTTGGTGCAACATTTATAAAGATAGACATTCCTGTTGGAACAGAAAGAACCATGTTCCACTTTGGTAATGTATTCTGCGTTCTTGCAGCTTTACTTATCGGTGGCGAATGGGGTGGTCTTTCCGGAGCAATCGGCATGACAATAAGTGATTTGTCAACAGCCTATGTAACAAGCGCTCCTAAGACATTTATTCTTAAGTTATGTATCGGTCTTATCGTTGGTTTTGTAGCACATAAGCTCTTCCACCTTTCTAAGGAACATTCTGCAAAATATGTTACTGTTGCTACTGTTGTATCAAGCATATGCGGTATGGCATTCAATATTGTTGCTGACCCTGTAGTCGGATATTTCTATAAGACATACCTTCTTGGTGTGCCTCAGGACCTTGCCAAAACACTTGCTAAAATAGGTGCGATAACCACATCTGTTAATGCAGTTATCGCTGTTATAGTTGCTTCAATCATATATCTTGCATTAAGACCAGCTATGAAAAAGCTGAATATGTTGAGAGATTTATAA
- the rimO gene encoding 30S ribosomal protein S12 methylthiotransferase RimO, giving the protein MKIMFASLGCDKNLVDTENMLGILNDKGFEFTDDETQADVIVVNTCCFIGDAKQESINTILEMAQHKEDAVCKALIVTGCLAHRYKDEIIKEIPEVDAFLGTTSYDKIAEVVTSVLEGKGFNVVDDANRLPIVKEKRIITTPGYFEYLKIAEGCDKHCTYCIIPKVRGNFRSYPVEYLVEQAKHLVHNGAKELILVAQETTLYGTDLYGKKSLPMLIHELAKIEDLKWIRIQYCYPEEINDELIEAIKNEPKVCHYLDMPIQHASDNVLKRMGRKTDKQELLDIVAKLRKEIPDIALRTTLIAGFPGETQADHEEVMEFIDEIEFDRLGVFTYSREEDTPAATMPDQIDQDIMDTWRDELMALQQEISIDKSAQMVGKTIDVMVEGYIAEDNTYVGRSYKDAPNVDGMVFFECDRELMSGDFVSVKITSSTEYDLMGIMEENV; this is encoded by the coding sequence ATGAAGATTATGTTTGCATCTTTAGGTTGTGATAAAAACCTTGTAGATACAGAGAATATGCTTGGAATCCTTAACGATAAGGGCTTTGAGTTTACAGATGATGAAACACAGGCAGATGTTATTGTTGTCAATACATGCTGTTTTATTGGTGATGCCAAGCAGGAGAGTATCAACACGATACTTGAGATGGCACAGCACAAGGAAGATGCTGTGTGTAAGGCACTTATTGTTACAGGATGCCTTGCTCACAGATATAAGGATGAGATTATCAAAGAGATTCCGGAGGTTGATGCATTTTTAGGAACAACTTCTTATGACAAGATTGCGGAGGTTGTTACTTCAGTGCTTGAAGGTAAGGGCTTTAATGTCGTTGATGATGCCAACAGACTTCCTATTGTTAAAGAAAAGAGAATTATTACTACGCCGGGATATTTTGAGTACCTTAAGATAGCGGAAGGATGCGATAAGCATTGTACATACTGTATAATTCCTAAGGTTCGTGGCAATTTCAGAAGTTATCCTGTTGAGTATCTTGTGGAGCAGGCAAAGCACCTTGTACACAATGGAGCAAAAGAGCTTATACTTGTAGCACAGGAGACAACTCTTTATGGAACAGACCTTTACGGAAAGAAATCACTTCCAATGCTTATACATGAGCTTGCCAAGATTGAAGACCTCAAATGGATAAGAATTCAGTACTGTTATCCGGAAGAGATTAATGATGAGCTTATCGAGGCTATTAAGAATGAGCCTAAAGTCTGTCATTATCTTGATATGCCAATCCAGCATGCAAGTGATAATGTATTAAAGCGCATGGGAAGAAAGACAGATAAGCAGGAGCTTCTTGATATTGTTGCGAAGCTGAGAAAAGAGATTCCGGACATTGCATTAAGAACAACTCTTATTGCCGGCTTCCCGGGAGAGACACAGGCTGACCATGAAGAGGTTATGGAATTTATTGATGAAATTGAGTTTGACAGACTTGGTGTATTTACTTATTCAAGAGAAGAGGATACTCCTGCTGCAACAATGCCGGACCAGATTGACCAGGATATAATGGATACATGGAGAGACGAGCTTATGGCTCTGCAACAGGAAATATCTATTGACAAGTCAGCACAAATGGTTGGAAAGACTATTGATGTTATGGTTGAAGGCTATATTGCAGAGGACAATACTTATGTCGGACGTTCGTACAAGGATGCACCTAATGTTGATGGAATGGTGTTCTTTGAATGTGACAGGGAACTTATGTCAGGAGATTTTGTATCTGTAAAGATTACCAGTTCAACTGAATATGATTTAATGGGAATAATGGAGGAAAATGTTTAA
- the rlmD gene encoding 23S rRNA (uracil(1939)-C(5))-methyltransferase RlmD, translating into MTNRYDEKERRIHCAFSEKCGGCDYAGMKYDNELAVKQKYIEELFGEYVKVDDIVGMYRPIHYRNKVHAVVGLDDSRNVIAGTYEENSHRIVDTSDCMIEDSQCTDIIKDIKELIASFKYQPYDEDAGKGMIRHILLRKGFSTKEIMLVIVTAGVAFPSKNNFLKVLCEKHPKITTIVQNINDRRTSMVLGNRNIVLKGKGYIEDVLCGCRFRISPTSFYQINHQQTEKLYKKAIQLADISKNDTVIDAYCGIGTIGIVASKKAGKVIGVELNSEAVSDAKINASINNIKNVTFVNADAGDFLVEYAKNAKADVVIMDPPRSGSTPEFLNSLLKIKPDRIVYISCGPDTQARDIKVLIKGGYKVTACQPFDLFPHTEHVENVILLSRKA; encoded by the coding sequence ATGACGAATAGATATGATGAGAAAGAAAGACGGATTCACTGTGCATTTTCAGAAAAATGCGGTGGCTGTGATTATGCCGGGATGAAATATGACAATGAACTTGCAGTTAAGCAGAAGTACATTGAAGAACTTTTTGGCGAATATGTAAAAGTTGATGATATTGTAGGAATGTACAGACCAATACATTACCGCAATAAAGTTCATGCAGTTGTAGGACTTGATGATTCCAGAAATGTAATAGCAGGAACCTACGAGGAAAACAGCCACAGAATAGTTGATACATCGGACTGTATGATTGAAGATTCACAGTGTACAGACATTATTAAGGATATTAAAGAACTAATAGCTTCATTTAAATATCAGCCATATGACGAAGATGCGGGAAAGGGAATGATCCGACACATTCTTTTAAGAAAAGGATTTTCGACAAAGGAGATTATGCTTGTTATTGTTACAGCAGGAGTCGCATTTCCATCAAAGAATAATTTTCTCAAGGTGTTATGTGAAAAGCATCCGAAAATTACTACGATTGTGCAGAATATTAACGACAGACGCACAAGCATGGTGCTTGGAAATAGAAATATTGTTCTTAAGGGAAAAGGTTATATTGAGGATGTGCTGTGTGGCTGCAGGTTCAGAATAAGCCCGACATCATTCTATCAGATTAACCACCAGCAGACTGAAAAGCTGTACAAAAAGGCAATCCAGCTTGCTGATATATCAAAAAATGACACTGTAATTGATGCATATTGCGGAATTGGTACTATTGGAATAGTCGCCTCAAAAAAGGCTGGCAAAGTTATAGGAGTTGAGCTTAATTCAGAAGCTGTATCAGATGCTAAGATAAATGCTTCAATTAACAATATAAAGAATGTCACATTTGTTAATGCTGACGCAGGAGATTTCCTTGTTGAGTATGCAAAAAATGCAAAGGCAGATGTTGTTATCATGGATCCGCCAAGAAGCGGAAGCACACCGGAATTTCTTAATTCTCTTCTTAAGATTAAGCCAGACAGGATTGTGTACATTTCATGCGGACCTGATACACAGGCAAGGGATATAAAGGTGCTGATTAAGGGTGGATATAAGGTTACGGCATGTCAGCCATTTGATTTGTTTCCGCATACGGAGCATGTTGAAAATGTGATTTTATTGTCTCGAAAAGCTTAG
- the rpoZ gene encoding DNA-directed RNA polymerase subunit omega: MIHPSYTELMAVINSEVEEGEQPLVQSRYSIVKATANRAKEIIDARSVEEKIAKARIEASNKEKEKEKDKDKVEEKRISKEDERKLQVGTPLVRCSEKDKPLSIAVKEFCEGKVKILGSTDENTSL, translated from the coding sequence ATGATACATCCATCGTATACTGAATTAATGGCTGTAATTAACAGTGAGGTTGAAGAGGGCGAGCAGCCTTTAGTACAGAGCAGATATTCAATTGTTAAGGCAACTGCTAACAGAGCTAAGGAAATCATCGATGCAAGAAGCGTTGAGGAGAAGATTGCCAAGGCAAGAATTGAAGCAAGCAACAAGGAAAAAGAGAAAGAAAAGGACAAGGATAAGGTTGAGGAGAAGAGAATCTCTAAGGAAGATGAGAGAAAGCTTCAGGTTGGAACTCCTCTTGTAAGATGTTCAGAGAAAGACAAGCCATTATCAATCGCAGTTAAAGAATTCTGCGAAGGTAAGGTTAAGATTCTTGGAAGTACAGACGAGAATACTTCATTATAA
- the gmk gene encoding guanylate kinase: MSKGLLLVISGFSGAGKGTVMKRLLELHDEYSLSISATTRKPREGEADGREYFFKTVEEFEKMIAEDALIEHAQYVGNYYGTPKAYVEEQLDKGNNVILEIEIQGAMNIKRMFPDAVLMFITPPSAAELEKRLRGRGTEDEATIKARLSRAAEEAEGVEDYDYIVINDEVDLCVGRIHDIVLSEKMKAKYNLGLINNIKEELKVYSKGE, encoded by the coding sequence ATGAGCAAAGGACTATTATTAGTTATTTCAGGATTTTCTGGTGCAGGAAAAGGAACTGTTATGAAGCGACTTTTAGAGCTTCATGACGAGTATTCACTTTCTATATCAGCTACAACAAGAAAGCCAAGAGAAGGCGAAGCTGATGGAAGAGAATATTTCTTTAAGACTGTAGAAGAATTCGAGAAGATGATTGCTGAAGATGCTTTAATAGAGCATGCACAGTATGTTGGCAATTATTACGGAACACCAAAGGCATATGTTGAAGAACAGCTTGATAAGGGTAACAATGTTATTCTTGAGATTGAGATACAGGGTGCCATGAATATCAAGAGAATGTTCCCGGATGCAGTGCTTATGTTTATAACACCACCGTCAGCGGCAGAACTTGAAAAGAGACTCCGTGGCAGAGGAACAGAAGATGAGGCGACAATTAAAGCCCGTCTTTCAAGAGCAGCAGAGGAAGCAGAAGGTGTTGAGGATTATGATTACATAGTTATCAATGATGAAGTCGATTTATGTGTCGGCCGTATTCATGATATTGTGTTATCTGAGAAGATGAAAGCTAAGTATAATCTTGGACTGATTAATAATATTAAAGAAGAATTAAAGGTTTATTCGAAAGGAGAATAA